A segment of the Nerophis lumbriciformis linkage group LG08, RoL_Nlum_v2.1, whole genome shotgun sequence genome:
taaccctataaacaatgtcaagtacaagatgaacttccgaaaattatgaaatgtcttttgtacaacatattataaatacacattatacacaatatgaatactgttcaattatatacacagtaaaggcatgtgaaatatccttatacgcgtgttaaacctttgtaccaatttatatactatatacaaacaattatacttccattattatttatatcccacatttagtattttaattaacattgatcatagtattaacaactgtgttgattcaagagtgatatatttttccaagacattggtcttaaagtgttttttaaatgtgtgaatggacctggaacattttaaggaatcatccaagctgttccacagttgaacccccctgacagaaacacatctactttttaagcttgttcttatcttagctttctggaagacagctgaacctctgaggtcatagggattctctctgggtttgaacctctcctgtagacaccgaggcagcatgtggttatgagctttgtacgtcacaatagcagtgttgaggtcaacaagatcatgcagttttaatgtttttaatttaataaacagagcattggtatggtcatgataatctgcacaatttacaattctaatcgctttcttttgaagtaagaatatagagttgatgtttgttttgtaattgttaccccagatttcaacacaataattaagataagggagtacgaaagaattatataacatattaagagccttttgatttacggagtttttgattttatgtaacatagcaatattttttgccatctttgtcttaagtatatttatgtacagtttccaatttaatttatcatctatatagattcccaaaaatgttgttgaatacaccctttctatctccatatcatcaattcttatatgacattgtatgttatttttcctattttcaaaaattatatattttgttttatttaggttgattgacagtttattggcatcaaaccattgctttagtatgtggagttcgctctctacagtctctaagagttggccaaggtcttgcccagaacagtacagacttgtatcgtcagcaaagagaatataattgagtttttgaaagattttgcagatatcattaatatacaataaaaacaattttggtcccagtacagaaccttggggcactccatgtgttataatctttttatctgaatctacattgttcatatgcacatactgttctctaccaccaagataacttttcaaccaatcatgagcaagacctctaaaaccatacctctgcattttgtttaaaagtaatgtgtgatcgagGCCTTGCTCACGTCCataaaaacgccaacaacaaactccctcttatcaattgcagtggttacctcctcaactagttccatcactgccatggaagtggacctgtttggtcgaaaaccgtattggtgttcacttagcaagtgatgcttatcaataaaacggtctaatcttgacacaaataatttttcaaggacttttgaaaattgtgagagtagagaaataggcctatagttggtgaactgatgcttatctccacttttgaagatgggaataacttttgccgttttcattttctttgggaaaactccttttataaaagaaatattacatatataagtgaagggaacagctataaaatcaacaatttctttgaTCAGAGAAAAATATGTGTTCCCATAAGAACTTTTAATATCTGCATGCTGAGTGATCAATTATGGTGGTTAatttttgtctttattataaaagtttttttttggacacactcaaattatgctgacaatttcagtgataaaaatgtgtgtgtttaataaTTCAGTTTgttcggtagaaatggatggatggaaaactgaaaaaaaatggtgtaaaaattGAGTGCAGGAATATTTATTGCTTCAAGACTCAATgacggtaaattaagactgaagcaatcgatcctgcatTTCTGCaccgattttttttacactgaatttttgtacacacattttttttttgcaattcatttttacacactgaattttttaaacacACAGTTTCTTCACAAATATTTATTCAATGAAATCGTCAGcatcatttgattaaaaaaacgtATTATATTTACTGTTTATTTAGTAGGCTGCTGCGAGCAATGGTAAGAGACGTTGCCAAACTCTACTATATGTACTCATTTGAAAGTTTCGTTACAGTCCTAATATTCTTTGAATAGATCACTTTTAAACTAAAAAACACACTTATGCTACAttctaaataaaatgtaatgATTATAATATTAAATTAATCGGGTAGCAGTGTCGGTGAACTGAAAATAAGTACATATGCATGATCAAGGGAGGACATCCCGTCTGGCAACCCACCGCTAACTCTTGTCCCCTGTCTGTACTTTAGCCTCCAGGTCGCCATTTTGAACGAGTCGAGCAGCAAGAAGTTGCTATCGACCCTCGACGTGAGCCGAATTTTAATAAAAACCAAGGTGAGTATCTGGCTGATGTGTGTCTGGTACCTAAATCAATTGTGCAAACGTCAACTTTTTAAATCGGATTTCGACTCTAAATCGTGTTTTTTGGTGTATAGCCGCTGCTAGCTTAGCACGCCAAAGGAAAGAAGGCATCGTGGCGAGAAAGGCGCGACAAGGAGTTGTGAATGAGAaaactaattttattttatttgcagcACTTTCTggcctgttgttgttttttctaaaAGTTTAATCGTACCGTATATTCGCGTCTGTGCTCGATTTGATAACATTCTAACAAGGCATTTAATTGTGAAATCGTCGCCATGGCGCCGAAGTTAAGGATGAATAAGCTAACTAGGCCCCTTTGCATTATTACTACCCACTAGCTaatctgcaattaaaaaaaacaattatattacGGATAACGTTGTGAATTCATaaagtatttcaaatatatttttagtttaaaaaaataattttttgtcgatAAGTCGTAATTTGAATTGTGATTACGGTTTATGGCGTCTTTGTATTTTACAACCCCATTGCTAAATGTCCGTTTTATAAATGTACAATAAGAGTATCGATTTGATTATTGAGCCGAAATATTTCACATTGCTGAGTAGTGGCAAGTAGAAAAGTGCTGTAAAACATTAACTGTTAAACCGGTTTGGTCAGATAATTTATAGGCTCCGTTTACACTAGACACCAAACCGTATTTTTTTGcaatctaaacgctccaaagtgcttcaaacttGATAATTACGCATTAGAattgggccacatcaggaggtaggtcAAATTTGTTTGGAATTTGATATTTTCTAATGTATTGCACGGCCATGCGACCTGTTTGCATCAGCTTTGGTCCAGCTATATCACTGTTAAACCGGTTTAGCAATATAAATTATGGGCTCTGTTTACACTGGACACCAAACCATATTTTTTGTGCCCCAGTGATGCAGATTTGGATATTTTCTCACCAGTCtaaacactccaaagtgcttcaaacttACTTGATAATTATGCATTAGAATTGGGTCACATCAGAAGGTAGGTCAAATTTGTTTGGAATTTGATCTTTTCTAATGTATTTGCAGAATACACGGCCATGCGACCTGTTTGCATCAGCTTTGGTCCAGCTATATCACTGTTAAACCGGTTTAGCCAGATAATTTATAGGCTCCGTTTACACTGGACACCAAACCGTATTTTTTGCTCTTCGGTGATACAGATTTGGATATTGTATTACCAagctaaacgctccaaagtgcttcaaacttGATAATTACGCATTAGAattgggccacatcaggaggtaggtcAAATTTGTTTGGAATTTGATCTTTTCTAATGTATTTGCAGAATACACGGCCATGCGACCTGTTTGCATCAGCTTTGGTCCAGCTATATCACTGTTAAACCGGTTTAGCAATATAAATTATGGGCTCTGTTTACACTGGACACcaaatcatattttttgcgctctaGTGATGCAAATTTGGATATTTTCTTACCAATCTAAACACTCAAGTGCTTCAAACTTACTTGATAATTATGCATTAGAattgggccacatcaggaggtaggtcAAATTTGTTTGGAATTTGATCTTTTCTAATGTATTTGCAGAATACACGGCCATGCGACCTGTTTGCTACTTTTACATCAGCTTTGGTCCAGCAATATCACTGTTAAACCGGTTTAGCCGGATAATTTATGGGCTCCGTTTACACTGGACATCAAACCGTATTTTTTTGCTCTCTAGTGATACAGATTTTGATATTTTATTACcgatctaaacgctccaaagtgcctcAAACTTGTTAGAATTGGGCCACATCGGGAAGTAGGTCACattttatttggaatttgatgttttCTTATGTATTTGCAGAATACACGGCCATGCGACCTGTTTGCTACTTTTACATCAGCTTTGGTCCAGCTATATCACTGTTAAACCGGTTTAGCCAGATAATTCATAGGCTCCGTTTACACTGGACACCAAACCGTATTTTTTGCTCTTCAGTGATACAGATTTGGATATTGTATTACcaatctaaacgctccaaagtgcttcaaacttGATAATTACGCATTAGAattgggccacatcaggaggtcggTCAAATTTGTTTGGAATTTGATCTTTTCTAATGTATTTGCAGAATACACGTCCATGCGACCCGTTTGCTACTTTTACATCAGCTTTGGTCCAGCAATATCACTGTTAAACCGGTTTAGCCGGATAATTTATAGGCTCCGTTTACACTGGACACCAAACCGTATTTTTTTGCTCTCTAGTGATGCAGATTTGGATATTTTATTACCGATTTAtatgctccaaagtgcttcaaacttGATAATCACGCATTAGAattgggccacatcaggaggtaggtcAAATTTGTTTGGATTTTAATCTTTTCTAATTTATTTGCAGAATACACGGCCATGCGACCTGTTTGCTACTTTTACATCAGCTTTGGTCCAGCTAAATCGTTCGTGTGAGCATGAAAACTACATACGAGCTCGGCAGCGTCAGTTTTTTCGGCGGCCAAATTTTGGGTGAATCACTGTCATAGTGCGCCGATAATAggctaaatgtaaaatatatatttacggtgttggcgctaggaattttcaaaatggggtcccacttttttgtaactgttttgaaaacaaattatatgtatcctgttatatctcacattctatagtgtgttttggaaaaaggttgccaTAAACGTTACttgatgcattaaaaaaaaaagttatgcatatgtaccgtattttccgcaccataaggcgccctgggttaaaagccgtgccttcaatgaacggcatatttcaaaactttgtccacctataagccgcccggtgttgtaagccgcatctaactgcgctaaaggaatgtcaaaaaacagtcagataggtcagtcaaactttaataatatattaaaaaccagcgttctaagaactctgttcactcccaaaatgtacgcaaatgtgcaatcacaaacatacgtatatcaacatggacagagctgcgtgaaaaaagccacccggcctcttcgcgtaaacttaaacttaccttaaccactcgctcatcttttcttcatccatcccttcgagttagcttttatgatgacgccggctggaaaggtctcttttggcaaggtcttccttttgaatatcaccatgggtggaagtttctggccattagcatggcaagctagaaccacagtgaaggatgacttctcattccctgtggtgcgaatattcaccgtacgtgctcccgttccacagtgcggttcacaggaatatcagttgctgtgaaatagtaatccgtgtgcggatggagagattgcgtcttttcatgaaccaaatcccggtcgcttagtaggagccattttgtggtctttacagatgtaaacacacaaaggaaattaaacgtacggtgatatccgcgcgctttttcttcttctacgcgggcgggtggttgcttacagtagaagaagaagcgcttcctgttctatgggggcgggtgcttaccttggcggttgcttgcgtagaagaagaagcgcttcctgttctaccgggaaaaaagatggcggctgtttaccgaagttgcgagaccgaaactttatgaaaatgaatcttaatatttatccatatataaagcgcaccgggttaaaagccgcactgtcagcttttgagtaaatttgtggtttttaggtgcggctaatagtgcggaaaatacggtaaatgtattcagttataaacattcattgactttcttctccttcttggatctaaactttactgctgccggtatttttttctatattcttATTTaatgacggcatggcgcagtgggagagtggccgtgcgcaacccgagggtccctggttcaatccccacctaatacctttcgtcatgtccgttgtgtcctgagtaagacacttcacccttgctcctgatgggtgctggttagcgccttgcatggcagctccctccatcagtgtgtgaatgtgtgtgtgaatgggtaaatgtggaagtagtgtcaaagcgctttgagtaccttgaaggtagaaaagcgctatacaagtacaacccatttatcatttatcatttaataagttgtaggtgtatttatttcagtataacagtgtgaaaagtgttttgctttggtcatgaaatgataattgtgtgccagggcatacatgtatatgacaaatttaattgattattctcacctttATGTATAGATCATGAGTCATTTAAAAACCGCCgcatctacactttcatggcaaataatgccaacaaacttagaattttgcaagttagtttcaatgtcatttaagaCAGTGGCACTGaaaacatctttccatcttcataagtgagccatttgctgaaaagaaaccacttttcattgaagcttcGCTTCTTGGGTTAATACCGGAAgtgcagtatttgtgatcgataaaacttttggcgaatcaaaatttaagaaattgtaccggaaagtgcattactttgaagtcgaccaataattaataatttgacccggcaaatataaaccaaacaaaacacaggcggaaagcgataatcgttattaaaaaaaaatcagcgtcCAAGGGATGCGCAAACTTCCagaattttgaattttttaaaattcatatcttgtttaaaaatatatcgtacAAACTCTATACATCGCCCAGCCCTCggtgtaacgattcgattcaggatcaattctcgattcaaaatcaatacttttttaataacattgggtgtcagttctatgattaactacatccactcataaaataaacagctctggTAAATTTCTGTATAAATTAAAatgaaactggttttgtttattaaaattCTAACCACATGCTTAATAACATTCAAaagcaaataaggcaacaagagaagtatgccacacttctcttttgtgcagtaaatctgtacagcatatATGGCCATCTACGTCAACAATATTTGCCTAAGTGGCTGGACAGAAgagattaaaataaatatatatatatatatatatatatatatataatttaaaaaaatcacacccCTAGTATCTCCTCTTTCTTAACAGCTATAAAAAGATAACaacatacatttgtatttatgtaAAAAAACGAACTTTAAGGTGTTTTGCACAGTAGTAGCAGCAGCCACTTGTTAAATTACAGAATCTGGTCATCTtagtttgttttcactttattaaaCAGCGCATGCAATTGATGTAaaagccacattggggcctgtgcacgTTTACATTGGAGTCTAATAAAGATTACATTTTACTTGTAAACTAAGCAGTCAGCtgggaaaaaaatcagatttggtcttgcagtgtaaaaacagtcattgtaaATGTTTGTGTGTGGCTAATTCTGTGGCATCTTGTTTAACAGACAATGAGTGGCAGTCGGGTCTTCATCGGCCGTTTGAGCCCCCACGCCAGAGAAAGAGATGTGGAGaagttttttaagggctttggaCGGATCCGGGAAATCAACTTGAAAAACGGATTTGGCTTTGTGGTCAGTGTGACGTCCCTCTTTGCACTTATTAAAGATTTACTCCCCAGCTtaaaatggcttttttttttttctctttcaggAGTTTGATGACCACCGAGATGCAGATGACGCCGTGTATGAGTTAAATGGCAAAGAATTGTGCAGTGAGAGGTGCGCTCTTAAAAAGTTCCAAAGTCCACGTTTAGTTTTATCTGCTCACTCATGTGGATTCTCTCCCTCTCCGTGGTGCAGGGTTACCATCGAGCACGCACGCTCCAGGAGAGGAAGGGGAGGTGGCGGCGGCGGAGGAGGAGGTGGTGGTGGCGGCGGGGGAGGTGGTGGCGGCAGCTCTGGAATGGGCCGCTTTAGTGGCTATCGTCAATCTCGCAGCAGTGGTTCAAGGTACGAGATGTTGCTCTGCTGCATACCATGTCAGACCTTATCTGATCTCTAATTTTCCTTGATCAATCTCAGTTAGGCCTGGGCCCATAGCACATTTTGCTCAACAGTATATTGATCTacaaattattgctgataaacaatattgtcaacattatgtTGAGACACAATTAACCAATGATGTAACACTAACGGtgcaagtataccctttcaaatgcaataaatttgtattacttatttattttaacattgtaattggaatgtaaacTTATATCCAAGTTGAATAAAACAaacaagttataaaaaataaatatatgtagacATACACGCATGTTAAAATTTTTTGCGCCTGAACAAAAAGTAAAAGCGATAAAATAGGTTTTGTCTGTGTTAAGGAGGGGGTGGgtcaaaactagggatgtccgataatatcggactgccgatatcggccgataaatgctttaaaatgtaatatcggaaattatcggtatctgtttcaaaaagtaaaatgtatgactttttaatacgccgctgtgtacacggacgtagggagaagtacagagcgccaataaaccttaaaggcactgcctttgcgtgccggcccaatcacataatatctacggctttgcaCACACAAGTGAGTGCAAAGCATACtttttcaacagccatacaggtcacactgagggtggccgtataaacaactttaacactgttacaaatatgcgccacactgaacccacaccaaacaagaatgacaaacacatttcgggagaacatccgcaccgtaacacaaccgaacaaatacccagaacctcttgcagcactaactcttccgggacgctacaatatacacccccccgctaccccctaccctcccccacctcaaccccaccccgcccacctcaacctcctcatgctctctcagggagagcatgtcccaaattccaagctgctgttttgaggcatgttaaaaaataatgcactttgtgacttcaataataaatatggcagtgccatgttggcatttttttccataacttgacttattttggaaaaccttgttacattgtttaatgcatccagcagagcatcacaacaaaattaggcataataatgtgttaattccatgactgaatatatcggtatcggttgatatcggaatcggtaattaagagttggacaatatcggaatatcgaatatcggcaaacaagccattatcggacatctctagtcggaACCTTTACcgcagttatcattattaccaaTAACTGCATGTAGTGCAAACGCCCGCAGCTGCTGCAAACAGTGACCCTTGCAGCCCGTAACAGGCATATGGCTGGTAAAGTTACCCACCTAATTAAAATGTATCGTTTTGTCAATAGACTTGTTGCATATCGGCCCAAGCCTAATTTCTGTGTCTTGTCAGGTCCGTGATgcccatttttcttttttttttctttttttttttaaatataggtaTGGACCCCCAGTGCGCACGGACCACAGGTTGATTGTGGAGAACCTCTCTTCACGCATCAGCTGGCAGGTAAGACAAGTCAGCCTTTGTAGCACACCATTGTTAAGTTGATCTCATAAACTGTATAAGTTGTTTTTAAAAGTATTGATCATGTATTAATGGCCCATGTCAATATGGGTCTTTTGAGCTAATTGGCCAAAAATCCACACTTCTCCTAGAGAGAGCAGCTAATTGCTGCCAGTGGAAAAATCTAACTTAAAGCACTTTGTATGCTTTTGTCAAGAGGTGAATGCACACCCTCCACGGAGGGGTCACAAGTGTGCACCGCCCTCTATTGGTTGTTTTCTGAATAGTGTCCATTTGGTGCCTCTCCTTACACGCAGTTGCCGCCGGTCTAAAGTCTTGGCTGGGCCCTGGTAGCGGGCGAGAGTGGTCTAGCGCAGGATACGGTAGCCTTAGGAGGTCCGTAGCCGGTCTGGAGGTTCTGTGGGCTGGCATCCCCGACTGCTGTAACGCCCTCTCAAATCTGGCGGGCCGCCGCACTCTTCCCCCCACGCCCTCTTTGGGTCTTTTTCTTTGGCTGACGGAGCTGGGGCGGGGTGTTGAGTTGGGCGAACACCCCTCCTCCTACTTGCTCTCTGGTGGTCCCTTACTTGTGGAGGCCGGATGCCGGGTCGTTTCTCAAAGGCTTAACACTGCATTGGTTCCCATTTGCTATTTGGACACGTGACGCTATGCTAATGTCTTCCTGGTAATGGACACAGGTAAGTAGCAATTACAACTCATGTGTTTTGTAGCGGGTGGGCTGGTTAAAGGGGTGCACAGTATTGAACACTTAGCTCTTATTATataatagggatgtaacggtatcaacATTTCACAGTACGATATCACGTATTGTGGTgtatgaatacatttaaaaaaaaaaagacgaggTAATATTGTTAAataatgtaaaatgatgtggcaggaatgtttagactaaacacttactgtgattgaacacaaacataatgcttaaATGTTCTCATCATATTTAttctacaaacatattaaatgcaAAGAATAGTGCAGCAACATCCAAAGTTtcaagaaaatatattaaaaaggaaaaaaagttgAATGCCTTTTTAGCAGTGCTtcccaattattattttttagcccAGGgtttaccctgccttccgcccgagtgcaatgCTAAAGTTCCAGAAAAAAGAACTTAACTcatcaagtttttgtttgataccatCACATATCACGGCAATATTGTGAAGCCTTTAAAACTGCTGCACCTTGGTATCTACAGTACCGTTACATCCCTTTttatataaatatgaatacatTCCAATGCACACAACAGTTTAGGCTTGCCATTCAGGGCCTCTTATGGTCCCTTTTGCTAGTCAAGTCTCAGCCTCGGTCAGAGGACATATCAAAGCTAGATTTTCCTACATTCACATAAAACACGATATAGCATTGTCTGTACCCAGCAAGTCATGTCTCTTTTCCACTGCAAAGTATCATCTCCGCTCTCATTGCCTCACTACCAAACAGAAGTGAGCGAACTCGACTTGCTAACTGGCAGCAGTAAAAAGACGCTTttcatccaagaggagactgagggcagcgtgaggggaaaaaaatactgcaGTGTTGAGGTACAGCAACAGGGTAAGCTAAGCGCTTCGACCAGCCGATGAGCGTCCATAGCCTGGCCAAGAAGGTACCATGCAGTGGAAAAGGTTTTTATTAGGAACATATTTTCACTCTTTAGTTTGCAAGCATTTTAGCACTTCATTAGTTTCCACCACACTAGTAAGCTTGTGTGCACTGCTTTGTTTGCTGTCTGTTCATTTATCTACTTACAGGTGTGACCCAAAAAAAAGGTTCAGACACCTGAGCGCTGTCAGTCTGCTAGTGTTCTAACTAATGTTCTCACGTCACGCAGGACCTCAAAGACCTGATGAGGAAAGCTGGCGAGGTTACCTTTGTTGACGCTCACAGGCCAACCAAAAACGAAGGGTGAGTCCTTGCCCACGTTGgcctttagtttgtttttttccccctccccaATCTAATGCCTTGTG
Coding sequences within it:
- the srsf5a gene encoding serine and arginine rich splicing factor 5a, encoding MSGSRVFIGRLSPHARERDVEKFFKGFGRIREINLKNGFGFVEFDDHRDADDAVYELNGKELCSERVTIEHARSRRGRGGGGGGGGGGGGGGGGGGGSSGMGRFSGYRQSRSSGSRYGPPVRTDHRLIVENLSSRISWQDLKDLMRKAGEVTFVDAHRPTKNEGVVEFASRSDMKNAISKLDGTELNGRKIKIFEDSRGRSRSRSRSRSRSRSYSRSRSRSRNRSRSRSRSRTPSRTPEKKALSGGKASDRSPSRSKSRSKSRSRSKSRSRSPRSRSRTPPPAQNNQSRSRSRSRSRSPSAESKH